The following coding sequences lie in one Flagellimonas eckloniae genomic window:
- a CDS encoding UDP-2,3-diacylglucosamine diphosphatase — translation MKNINLPKGKKVYFASDNHLGAPSFKASLPREKKFVAWLDSIKNDAAAIFLIGDLFDFWFEYKTVVPKGFTRTLGKLAELSDAGIPIYYFVGNHDLWMNGYFEEELNIPVFHKPEQYTINGTTFFIGHGDGLGPHDKGYKRMKKVFINPLAKWFFKWLHPDLGVRLAQHLSINNKIISGDADAKFLGEDKEWLVLYAKRKLEQKHYDHFIFGHRHLPMEIQLNDKSRYTNLGDWISYFTYAVFDGEKLSLEKLEG, via the coding sequence ATGAAGAACATTAATCTTCCAAAAGGCAAAAAAGTCTACTTCGCCAGTGACAATCATCTAGGTGCTCCGTCCTTCAAAGCAAGTCTCCCGAGAGAAAAGAAATTTGTGGCTTGGTTGGATTCCATTAAGAATGATGCAGCAGCGATTTTTTTGATCGGCGATTTATTCGATTTTTGGTTTGAATACAAAACTGTGGTTCCCAAAGGGTTTACAAGAACTCTGGGGAAATTGGCAGAATTATCCGATGCAGGAATTCCTATTTATTATTTTGTTGGAAACCATGACCTATGGATGAATGGCTATTTTGAGGAAGAGCTCAACATTCCTGTTTTTCACAAGCCCGAACAATATACCATAAATGGCACCACATTTTTTATTGGTCACGGCGATGGATTAGGTCCTCATGACAAAGGATATAAACGTATGAAAAAAGTGTTTATCAACCCTTTGGCCAAATGGTTCTTTAAATGGTTACACCCAGATTTAGGGGTTCGGTTGGCACAACACCTTTCTATAAACAATAAAATCATTTCCGGCGATGCGGATGCCAAATTTCTGGGGGAAGATAAGGAATGGCTAGTGCTGTATGCCAAAAGAAAACTGGAACAAAAGCACTACGACCACTTTATTTTTGGCCATCGACACCTTCCTATGGAAATTCAACTTAATGATAAGTCCAGATATACCAATTTAGGAGATTGGATTTCTTATTTTACCTATGCCGTTTTTGATGGGGAAAAACTGTCCTTGGAAAAGCTTGAAGGCTAG
- a CDS encoding enoyl-CoA hydratase/isomerase family protein, translated as MSTDRINGSLYTKIENQIATVEFGHPASNSFVSELLERLANEFHKLSEDKVVSIIILKSEGDRAFCAGASFDELVAISNQQEGKAFFSGFANVINAMRTCSKPIIGRVQGKAVGGGVGLASACDYVYAAEAASIKLSEISIGIAPLVIAPAVERKIGKAALAELSFAPSEWKNAYWAKEKGLFSKVFASISDLDKELEFHAQKLASNNTEALSVMKRVLWEGTEHWDKLLLERAEQSGKLALSPNTKKALEKFKK; from the coding sequence ATGTCTACAGATAGAATAAACGGAAGTTTGTATACCAAAATTGAAAACCAGATTGCAACTGTGGAGTTTGGTCATCCCGCCAGTAATTCTTTTGTTTCAGAATTGTTGGAACGTTTGGCAAATGAATTTCACAAACTTTCAGAAGATAAAGTCGTTTCTATAATCATTTTAAAATCCGAAGGAGACCGTGCTTTCTGTGCTGGCGCTTCATTTGATGAATTGGTTGCTATTTCAAACCAACAAGAAGGAAAAGCTTTTTTCAGTGGATTTGCCAATGTTATCAATGCAATGCGTACGTGTTCCAAACCTATTATTGGACGAGTTCAAGGCAAAGCCGTTGGTGGAGGGGTTGGATTGGCGTCTGCTTGCGATTATGTGTATGCCGCAGAAGCTGCTTCCATAAAACTTTCTGAAATTTCCATTGGCATTGCGCCTTTGGTCATTGCTCCCGCTGTAGAGCGCAAAATTGGAAAAGCAGCCCTGGCCGAGCTTTCTTTTGCTCCCTCCGAATGGAAAAATGCGTATTGGGCCAAGGAAAAAGGTTTGTTTTCCAAAGTTTTTGCTTCCATTTCCGATCTAGACAAAGAACTCGAATTTCATGCACAAAAGTTGGCTTCCAACAACACAGAAGCACTATCTGTAATGAAACGGGTACTATGGGAAGGTACAGAGCATTGGGACAAATTATTATTGGAACGGGCAGAGCAATCCGGGAAATTAGCATTATCTCCAAATACTAAAAAGGCATTGGAAAAGTTTAAGAAGTAA